Within Bdellovibrio bacteriovorus HD100, the genomic segment ACAAGTTTGCCTATGCGGTTTCCATTGGAAATCTTAGCTGGAACGGCAGCGAGCTCCAAGATGGTGACGGCCTTCTTGCCCAAAGCGGAAAGCTAACCATCAAAGGCAAAGGACAAGCCATCGTCATTTTGCAGAACAGACAATGAAGATGCAGTGTCAGCTGACGACGGTATTTGGACTTAAAAAAGCTATTTCTGCTTTTTCTTCCATTCATCCGTCGGCAGACCTTCAAAACCCCAATCCTCGTCCGCAATTTCCTGGATAACGATATGAGTGTGTTCTGGCTTCTTACCCAGTACTTTTACAAGAGACTGAGTAATATCAGCGATAATTTGCGCTTTCTGCTCTTTTGTTGCGCCCTTTGTAATCTGAACGTTAACGTAAGGCATAGATCCCCCGTGGCCGATATCTGAATTTTTGTATCTAGAAAACTCTATTGCGCTTTGCTCAAAAACACCAGTTCAAATCTTGACGCTCCAGTTGCCAGGTCGTGTGATTTTGCTATGAAGAAAATGGATCTTCGCAAAGCATTCACTCTTATCGAGCCCGGCCCGGTGACGCTCGTGACCACAAGTGCCGGAGGCACCAATAATGTCATGACCATTTCATGGACGATGGCGGTAGATTTCACACCTAAACTTGCTATCACCACAGGTCCGTGGAACTTTTCCTATAAAGCGCTCACAAAGAGCCGCGAGTGTGTCATTGCCATACCGACTGTTGATTTGCTGGATAAAGTGGTTGGCGTGGGCACTTGTTCTGGAAAAGACACTGACAAGTTTGATACATTTCGACTCACGCCCATCAAAGGAAAGTATGTTGAAGCTCCCCTGATCAAAGAATGTGTTGCCAACATTGAATGCAAAGTCGTCGACATCATCAAGAAGCACGACATCGTCGTGCTTGAGGGAGTTGCCGCTTACTTCGACACCTCCCGAAAGGAAAAGCGCACCCTGCATGCCGTGGGTGACGGCACCTTTGTCGTCGATGGCAGGACACTTGATCGAAAGAAACAGATGCGCTCAAAG encodes:
- a CDS encoding flavin reductase family protein, translating into MKKMDLRKAFTLIEPGPVTLVTTSAGGTNNVMTISWTMAVDFTPKLAITTGPWNFSYKALTKSRECVIAIPTVDLLDKVVGVGTCSGKDTDKFDTFRLTPIKGKYVEAPLIKECVANIECKVVDIIKKHDIVVLEGVAAYFDTSRKEKRTLHAVGDGTFVVDGRTLDRKKQMRSKLLGIF
- a CDS encoding tautomerase family protein, with product MGHGGSMPYVNVQITKGATKEQKAQIIADITQSLVKVLGKKPEHTHIVIQEIADEDWGFEGLPTDEWKKKQK